In Longimicrobium sp., one genomic interval encodes:
- a CDS encoding serine hydrolase, producing the protein MTRLVFLLALLLAAPLQAQGRTDTALEAKLRNVVRGFHGDVGIYARHLRTGATVAIDADTVFPTASMIKVPILLTLYDRVAQGKMDLEARVPRPDTLNYRYVESTDVVGYMAPGDTLPLRELAFLMLTVSDNVASLWIQAEVGGGVAVNEWLAAHGFRHTRVNSRTPGREEARSRYGWGQTTPREIAEALVMIREGRAVSPAASEDMYRMLTNSYWKGEALSQIPPTVQAASKQGFVDRSRSEVLLVNAPTGDYVLAVITKNQADTGYQEGNEGSRLLRAVSRTVYQHFNPRDPWRPLR; encoded by the coding sequence ATGACTCGACTCGTCTTCCTGCTCGCCCTGCTCCTGGCCGCGCCGCTCCAGGCGCAGGGGCGCACCGATACCGCGCTCGAGGCGAAGCTGCGGAACGTGGTGCGTGGCTTCCACGGCGATGTGGGGATCTACGCGCGCCACCTGCGCACGGGCGCCACCGTGGCCATCGACGCGGACACGGTCTTCCCCACCGCGAGCATGATCAAGGTGCCCATCCTCCTCACCCTCTACGACCGGGTGGCGCAGGGGAAGATGGATCTGGAGGCGAGGGTGCCGCGCCCGGACACGCTCAACTACCGCTACGTGGAGAGCACCGACGTCGTCGGATACATGGCGCCGGGCGACACGCTCCCGCTCCGCGAGCTGGCGTTCCTGATGCTCACCGTGAGCGACAACGTGGCGAGCCTGTGGATACAGGCGGAGGTGGGCGGGGGCGTGGCGGTCAACGAGTGGCTGGCGGCGCACGGATTCCGCCACACGCGCGTCAACTCGCGCACACCCGGGCGCGAGGAAGCGCGGTCCAGGTACGGCTGGGGCCAGACCACGCCGCGCGAGATCGCCGAGGCGCTGGTGATGATCCGCGAGGGGCGCGCGGTGAGCCCGGCCGCGTCAGAAGACATGTACCGCATGCTGACCAACAGCTACTGGAAGGGCGAAGCGCTCTCGCAGATCCCGCCCACCGTGCAGGCCGCGTCGAAGCAGGGCTTCGTGGACCGCTCCCGATCCGAGGTGCTGCTGGTGAACGCCCCCACGGGCGACTACGTGCTGGCCGTCATCACCAAGAATCAGGCGGATACAGGCTACCAGGAGGGGAATGAGGGATCGCGCCTCCTGCGCGCCGTATCCCGCACGGTGTACCAGCACTTCAACCCGCGCGACCCCTGGCGTCCGCTGCGCTGA
- a CDS encoding NB-ARC domain-containing protein has translation MSSPLRLVLTDYTDATRWRWTLYDGAGGFLADHAVRLDPTKREYAGFTDLAGWLDYNQPIYPPAQQLDELGRWMGDHVFGGVRAALWERRKSPAVPVHVVVPRQALELLTRPFELARFEDGSGFVDEGVRFIYQVERPAARAAEKEPAERALRILAAFSLPLRASALNLRRERFGLQRLVRELTQTQGLAIELRVLHYGATRDTLGNALEEGEGWDVIHLSGHGECGELVLEDESGGSDSVDAGELGELLEPARSRLKLLVLGACYSGASSHAAARAQVGLGDAPARGEAGVEAVGTVLPSLALALSEKLECAALAMRYPVGDVFATELMISLYGKLLDRRRPLPDALNLALEDALADAAARPPLSMATPILVGPLAAGLKLVPGSLPGLGFDSLPAVGLGIGFPPEPERFVGRMQPMLRASRALAPRSPQRAVLFYGMAGAGKTACALELAYRHEQGRFKGYVWYSAPQEGSDVSTAFFALMQDIQSQLNAPQLGLTATLNDPEQFRRLTLPRLRALLQQNSLLLVLDNLETLLTPAGEWRDPLWGELMAVLVSHEGPSRVVLTSRRPPAGLAANPRVAAEAIHALSFAEGVLLAKELPNLSRLFGDEEGMKLLRETLRVVQGHPKLLEMADGVAADRAALARRLAAFAGELADVSDLLDAFFSEGGAREGETRQDDSGFMRTLQGWTAGALGSLPPPAALLFTFLCRLEPDDRRRSVLDTSWKGFLARLAPEHPAAAAAAAQPDEELQSWISALEALGLVAVERQPPTPMQQAQIERFSAAGDPEGAANRALLLARVEAYNTTYTVHPGVAEAARAAAEPAVLDAADVEVGNSHGGMVLQALKQEMAGAGQLVASSARAAAPYLLRQRRWVEASTLLEHMLVRDGSPDAVAFALPLLTRISDAVAGTDAEQMHAGVLATALTRAGRAGDAQAIERGRIQKAVDRGDFRLAAVASASLVNLLADNGFLQEALATNAEAAEYVRRAGLGPWTQLSRAATHLHLLASMGRYEEVLSEIVPLLKIMEELPPEDPANEIVNPWNVREVLLDAGHTAALRTERWEAALAFNGAIAESMQSRGADAMDLARVRFNAVGPLNGLGRYAEARALLLHCRAIYEAEHHVEGLAKVYAELATLERRTGNPAAAVRFGKLALRDMYLIGSPEGCAINHVNLAGQLQDEGAEPAVCLAHLLASCIILYQTGHGLLASIVRDLGVDGVSAAPPAFAGIVSTVEEVEGVRFQMLFDSLPRKAPDGDAALAEIWRLVQAEQQRARQQAELLALQQQQIAEWVHSIAASVAEASLRAEMDQALATLEQKGWKLRNPVRRLWAGERDAARLTEGLDEQDGAIVRQILQLVNP, from the coding sequence ATGTCCTCTCCCCTTCGTCTCGTTCTCACGGACTACACGGACGCCACGCGCTGGCGGTGGACCCTCTACGACGGCGCGGGAGGCTTCCTGGCCGACCACGCCGTGCGCCTGGACCCCACGAAGCGCGAGTACGCGGGGTTCACCGACCTGGCCGGCTGGCTGGACTACAACCAGCCCATCTACCCGCCCGCGCAGCAGCTCGACGAGCTGGGGCGGTGGATGGGGGATCACGTCTTCGGCGGGGTGCGCGCGGCGCTGTGGGAGCGCAGGAAGTCGCCCGCCGTGCCCGTGCACGTGGTGGTGCCGCGACAGGCGCTGGAGCTGCTGACGCGCCCCTTCGAGCTGGCCCGCTTCGAGGACGGCTCCGGCTTCGTGGACGAAGGCGTCCGCTTCATCTACCAGGTGGAGCGGCCGGCCGCGCGCGCGGCGGAGAAGGAGCCGGCGGAGCGCGCGCTGCGCATCCTGGCCGCGTTCAGCCTGCCGCTGCGCGCCAGCGCCCTCAACCTGCGGCGCGAGCGGTTCGGCCTGCAGCGCCTGGTGCGCGAGCTCACGCAGACGCAGGGGCTCGCCATTGAGCTGCGCGTGCTGCACTACGGCGCCACGCGCGACACCCTGGGGAACGCGCTGGAGGAGGGCGAGGGGTGGGACGTCATCCACCTCTCCGGCCACGGCGAGTGTGGCGAGCTGGTGCTGGAGGACGAGAGCGGGGGGAGCGACAGCGTCGACGCCGGTGAGCTGGGCGAGCTGCTGGAGCCGGCGCGTTCCCGCCTCAAACTGCTGGTGCTGGGCGCCTGCTACAGCGGCGCGAGCAGCCACGCCGCGGCCCGCGCGCAGGTGGGGCTCGGCGATGCGCCGGCGCGCGGCGAGGCCGGCGTGGAAGCGGTGGGTACGGTGCTCCCCAGCCTGGCCCTGGCGCTCTCCGAAAAGCTGGAGTGCGCGGCGCTCGCCATGCGCTACCCGGTAGGCGACGTGTTCGCCACCGAGCTGATGATCTCGCTCTACGGCAAGCTGCTCGACCGCCGCCGCCCCCTTCCCGACGCGCTGAACCTGGCGCTGGAAGACGCCCTCGCGGACGCCGCCGCGCGGCCCCCGCTGTCCATGGCGACGCCCATCCTGGTGGGTCCGCTCGCCGCGGGGCTGAAGCTGGTGCCGGGCTCGCTGCCCGGGCTGGGGTTCGACAGCCTCCCCGCCGTGGGGCTGGGGATCGGCTTTCCGCCGGAGCCCGAGCGCTTCGTGGGCCGCATGCAGCCGATGCTGCGCGCCAGCCGCGCGCTCGCCCCGCGCAGCCCGCAGCGCGCCGTGCTCTTTTACGGGATGGCCGGCGCGGGGAAGACCGCCTGCGCCCTGGAGCTGGCGTACCGCCACGAGCAGGGGCGCTTCAAGGGGTACGTGTGGTACAGCGCGCCGCAGGAAGGGAGCGACGTCTCCACCGCGTTCTTTGCGCTGATGCAGGACATCCAGAGCCAGCTGAACGCGCCGCAGCTCGGCCTTACGGCCACGCTCAACGACCCGGAGCAGTTCCGTCGCCTCACTCTGCCTCGTCTGCGCGCGCTTCTCCAGCAGAACTCCCTCCTGCTGGTGCTGGACAACCTGGAGACGCTGCTCACCCCCGCGGGCGAGTGGCGCGACCCGCTCTGGGGCGAGCTGATGGCGGTGCTCGTGAGCCACGAAGGCCCGTCGCGCGTGGTGCTCACCTCGCGCCGCCCCCCCGCCGGCTTGGCCGCCAATCCGCGCGTGGCGGCCGAGGCGATCCACGCCCTGAGCTTCGCCGAGGGGGTGCTCCTCGCGAAGGAGCTGCCCAACCTCAGCCGCCTCTTCGGCGACGAGGAGGGGATGAAGCTGCTGCGCGAGACGCTGCGCGTGGTACAGGGCCATCCCAAGCTGCTGGAGATGGCCGACGGCGTCGCGGCGGACCGTGCCGCGCTGGCCCGGCGCCTGGCCGCCTTCGCCGGCGAGCTGGCGGACGTCAGCGACCTGCTGGACGCCTTCTTCTCCGAGGGCGGCGCGCGCGAGGGAGAGACGCGCCAGGACGACTCCGGGTTCATGCGCACGCTGCAGGGGTGGACGGCCGGGGCGCTCGGCAGCCTCCCTCCGCCCGCCGCGCTCCTCTTCACCTTCCTCTGCCGCCTGGAGCCCGACGACCGCCGCCGTTCCGTGCTGGATACGAGCTGGAAGGGCTTCCTTGCCCGGCTCGCCCCAGAACACCCGGCAGCTGCCGCCGCCGCCGCCCAGCCGGACGAGGAGCTCCAGAGCTGGATCTCCGCCCTCGAAGCTTTGGGGCTCGTGGCGGTGGAGCGACAGCCGCCAACCCCGATGCAACAGGCGCAGATCGAGAGGTTTTCCGCGGCCGGTGACCCCGAAGGCGCCGCCAACCGGGCCCTGCTGCTGGCGCGGGTGGAGGCGTACAACACGACCTACACCGTACATCCCGGCGTCGCGGAAGCGGCGCGCGCCGCGGCCGAGCCCGCCGTGCTCGATGCGGCCGACGTAGAGGTGGGGAACTCCCATGGCGGGATGGTGCTGCAGGCCCTGAAGCAGGAGATGGCGGGCGCCGGACAGCTGGTGGCGTCGAGCGCCCGCGCCGCGGCGCCCTACCTGCTGCGGCAACGACGCTGGGTAGAGGCGTCCACGCTCCTGGAACACATGCTCGTGCGCGACGGCAGTCCGGACGCCGTCGCTTTCGCGCTGCCGCTGCTGACCCGTATCTCAGACGCGGTCGCGGGCACCGACGCGGAGCAGATGCATGCCGGCGTGCTGGCCACTGCGCTGACGCGTGCCGGCCGTGCCGGGGACGCACAGGCAATCGAACGCGGACGCATCCAGAAGGCCGTCGACAGGGGCGACTTTCGGCTGGCGGCGGTGGCCTCTGCCTCCCTCGTAAACCTGCTCGCGGACAACGGCTTCCTCCAAGAGGCGCTCGCCACGAATGCGGAGGCGGCGGAGTATGTACGCCGGGCGGGGCTCGGCCCGTGGACGCAGCTATCCCGCGCCGCCACGCATCTGCACCTGCTGGCCAGCATGGGGCGGTACGAGGAGGTGCTCAGCGAGATCGTGCCGCTGCTCAAGATCATGGAGGAGCTCCCTCCCGAAGACCCGGCCAACGAGATCGTCAATCCGTGGAACGTACGCGAAGTCCTTCTCGACGCCGGCCACACCGCCGCACTCCGCACTGAGCGGTGGGAGGCCGCGCTGGCGTTCAATGGCGCGATCGCGGAATCGATGCAGTCGCGCGGCGCGGACGCGATGGACCTGGCACGCGTCCGCTTCAACGCCGTTGGACCCCTGAACGGCCTGGGGCGCTACGCCGAAGCCCGCGCGCTCTTGCTGCACTGTCGCGCCATCTACGAGGCGGAGCACCACGTGGAGGGGCTGGCCAAAGTCTACGCCGAGCTGGCCACCCTGGAGCGCCGCACTGGAAACCCGGCCGCGGCGGTCCGCTTCGGGAAGCTCGCGTTGCGCGACATGTACCTGATCGGCAGCCCCGAAGGCTGCGCGATCAACCACGTCAACCTGGCCGGCCAGCTCCAGGATGAAGGTGCCGAACCCGCCGTCTGCCTGGCGCACCTCCTGGCGAGCTGCATCATCCTCTATCAGACCGGGCACGGCCTGCTCGCCTCCATCGTACGCGATCTGGGCGTAGACGGAGTGTCCGCCGCACCCCCGGCCTTCGCCGGCATCGTATCGACGGTCGAAGAAGTGGAGGGCGTGCGTTTCCAGATGCTGTTCGACAGCCTTCCCCGCAAGGCGCCCGACGGCGACGCCGCGCTCGCCGAGATATGGCGGCTGGTGCAGGCGGAGCAGCAGCGCGCGCGGCAGCAGGCGGAGCTCCTGGCGTTGCAGCAGCAGCAGATCGCGGAGTGGGTGCATTCGATCGCGGCAAGCGTCGCCGAGGCGAGCCTACGTGCCGAGATGGACCAGGCGCTCGCGACGCTGGAACAGAAGGGCTGGAAGCTGCGCAATCCCGTCCGCCGCCTCTGGGCCGGCGAGCGCGACGCGGCGCGGCTCACCGAGGGGCTGGACGAGCAGGACGGCGCGATCGTGCGCCAGATCCTTCAATTGGTGAACCCATGA
- a CDS encoding S8 family serine peptidase, which translates to MIEEPGMSDESYLVLRVKGGPRRGVESLGTGLEPFRTKAESDAPEEVEFRVDVETVGASGHAELRRDPDAVVVARPMPVALIEPVPMSTPDAAPEPVNGATWGVFVTGALQSPYTGAGVTVAVLDTGIDASHEAFQGIDLVQRDFTGEGNGDKDGHGTHVAGTIFGQTTQGVRFGVAPGVRRALIGKVLGALRTATTVELAGAVQWAADGGASVINMSLGFDFPGMVNGLMKQGLPANFATSRALAQYRDNIRFFDALLQLLRARVTQSSGALLVSAAGNESRRQLRPDFTIDVAPPAAADGVVAVAALGTAGAPHDNLTVAPFSNVRAAVAAPGAQIHSAQAGGGYTLKSGTSMASPHVTGVAALWAERQLQLNGRVNVPSLDAQLRGHARRLPNASYLDVGDGLIAAPAD; encoded by the coding sequence ATGATCGAGGAGCCCGGCATGAGCGACGAAAGCTACCTGGTCCTGCGCGTGAAAGGCGGCCCCAGGAGGGGCGTGGAAAGCCTGGGCACCGGCCTCGAGCCGTTCAGGACCAAAGCGGAGTCGGACGCCCCGGAAGAAGTCGAGTTCCGCGTGGACGTGGAGACGGTGGGCGCGAGCGGCCACGCGGAGCTGCGCCGCGACCCCGACGCGGTGGTGGTCGCGCGACCCATGCCGGTGGCACTCATCGAACCCGTCCCGATGTCCACCCCGGACGCGGCGCCGGAGCCCGTCAACGGAGCCACCTGGGGCGTCTTCGTCACGGGTGCGCTGCAGAGCCCCTACACGGGGGCCGGGGTCACCGTCGCCGTACTCGACACGGGGATCGATGCGAGCCACGAAGCGTTTCAGGGGATCGACCTGGTGCAGCGCGACTTCACCGGCGAAGGCAACGGAGACAAGGACGGCCACGGCACCCACGTGGCCGGCACCATCTTCGGCCAGACGACGCAGGGCGTGCGGTTCGGCGTGGCGCCGGGGGTGCGCCGCGCGCTCATCGGCAAGGTGCTGGGCGCGCTGCGCACCGCGACCACGGTGGAGCTCGCCGGCGCCGTGCAGTGGGCCGCGGACGGCGGGGCGAGCGTGATCAACATGTCGCTGGGGTTCGACTTCCCCGGGATGGTGAACGGGCTGATGAAGCAGGGGCTCCCCGCGAACTTCGCCACGTCGCGCGCGCTGGCGCAGTACCGCGACAACATCCGCTTCTTCGACGCCCTGCTCCAGCTGCTCCGCGCGCGGGTCACGCAGTCGTCCGGCGCGCTGCTGGTCTCGGCCGCCGGCAACGAGAGCAGGCGGCAGCTGCGTCCCGACTTCACCATCGACGTGGCGCCGCCCGCGGCCGCGGACGGCGTGGTGGCGGTGGCCGCGCTGGGCACGGCGGGGGCGCCGCACGACAACCTCACGGTGGCGCCGTTCTCCAACGTCCGAGCCGCCGTGGCCGCCCCGGGCGCGCAGATCCATTCGGCGCAGGCCGGCGGCGGCTACACGCTGAAGAGCGGCACCAGCATGGCGAGCCCGCACGTGACCGGCGTGGCGGCGCTCTGGGCGGAGCGGCAGCTTCAGCTGAACGGAAGGGTGAACGTGCCGTCGCTCGACGCCCAGCTTCGCGGCCACGCCCGGCGCCTGCCGAACGCCAGCTACCTGGACGTGGGCGACGGCCTGATCGCCGCCCCCGCGGACTGA
- a CDS encoding acyl-CoA thioesterase encodes MREGAAFECRFEVRWDDLDGNRHVRNTAFSEYATHTRFRLLGAHGFTQARLEALRFGPVMMREEIRYRREVLFGDEVVVDVRCAGLSPDSSHWRVHQDVRRSDGREAAILTIQGGWLDLDARKLVAPPAELPAVLLSLPRTNDFEDLPSLIRRRGGGTGVLPGE; translated from the coding sequence GTGAGGGAAGGTGCGGCGTTCGAGTGCCGGTTCGAGGTGCGCTGGGACGACCTGGACGGCAACCGCCACGTCCGGAACACGGCGTTCAGCGAGTACGCCACGCACACGCGCTTCCGCCTGCTGGGCGCGCACGGCTTCACGCAGGCGCGGCTGGAGGCGCTGCGCTTCGGCCCGGTGATGATGCGCGAGGAGATCCGCTACCGCCGCGAGGTGCTCTTTGGCGACGAGGTGGTGGTGGACGTCCGCTGCGCCGGCCTCTCCCCGGACAGCTCGCACTGGCGCGTGCACCAGGACGTGCGCCGCTCCGACGGCCGCGAGGCGGCGATACTGACGATCCAGGGCGGGTGGCTGGACCTGGACGCCCGCAAGCTCGTCGCGCCCCCCGCCGAGCTCCCCGCCGTCCTCCTCTCCCTCCCGCGCACCAACGACTTCGAGGATCTCCCGTCGCTGATCCGGCGGCGGGGTGGGGGTACCGGGGTGTTGCCGGGCGAATGA
- a CDS encoding glycoside hydrolase family 3 N-terminal domain-containing protein, giving the protein MTRLLRPLLPVLLTPALALSACAPPAGPRAITADSPPLATDAAGEAWVERTLAGMTLRQRVAQLVFPWISGKSPAQEPEETARMLEWVGRGEVGGLIVSIGAPAEMAAKLHAAQRGARVPLLIVSDLETGPGMRLTPGGTSMPPAMAFGAADDEGLAREAGRVTAAEGRAVGIHLTFGPVLDVNSNPDNPIINVRSFGERPDHVGRLASAWIEGARAGGLLTVGKHFPGHGDTQVDSHVGLAAISADSGRLARVELVPFLAATGAGMDGMLVGHIAMLGIEGPNAAPATLSPRITTGLLRGQMGFRGIVFTDALNMGAVTRTYPVAEASILALLAGADALLQPPGHEEVIDSVVSAVQAGRIPAARVEEAARRILRAKAAAGLHRRRTGGPVPGAGVGSAAHADVARRVAERSIVLVRDRNGAVPIRRGARVLHVTYAARARAGMALQRGLAAGGLMVEHVQVGPSTPEAVFDSLRTRAASVDVVIASAAIAPVHNQALGLGGGFAAWVEGLSAAGRPVVAVSLGSPYLLSGFPSVPAYLLAWDTTEASEGAAARALLGTGAIHGRLPVSLPPHHRVGEGLDRGP; this is encoded by the coding sequence ATGACACGACTCCTCCGCCCCCTGCTCCCCGTCCTCCTCACCCCCGCGCTGGCGCTGTCCGCGTGCGCGCCGCCGGCCGGGCCGCGGGCGATCACGGCCGACAGCCCGCCACTCGCGACCGATGCGGCGGGCGAGGCGTGGGTGGAGAGGACACTCGCGGGGATGACGTTGCGGCAGCGGGTGGCGCAGCTCGTCTTTCCGTGGATCAGCGGCAAGTCGCCCGCGCAGGAGCCGGAGGAGACCGCGCGGATGCTGGAGTGGGTCGGGCGCGGCGAGGTGGGCGGGCTGATCGTCTCCATCGGCGCGCCGGCGGAGATGGCGGCGAAGCTGCACGCGGCACAGCGCGGCGCCCGCGTGCCGCTGCTGATTGTATCTGACCTGGAGACGGGGCCGGGAATGCGGCTTACCCCCGGCGGCACCTCCATGCCCCCCGCGATGGCGTTCGGCGCGGCGGACGACGAGGGGCTGGCGCGCGAGGCGGGGCGGGTGACCGCGGCGGAGGGGCGCGCGGTGGGGATCCACCTGACCTTCGGGCCGGTGCTGGACGTCAACTCGAATCCCGACAACCCCATCATCAACGTGCGCTCCTTTGGCGAGCGGCCCGACCACGTGGGGCGGCTCGCGTCCGCGTGGATCGAGGGCGCGCGGGCCGGGGGGCTGCTCACGGTGGGCAAGCACTTCCCGGGGCACGGCGACACGCAGGTGGATTCGCACGTGGGCCTCGCCGCCATAAGCGCGGATTCGGGGCGGCTGGCGCGCGTGGAGCTGGTGCCTTTCCTGGCGGCGACGGGCGCGGGAATGGACGGGATGCTCGTGGGCCACATCGCCATGCTGGGGATCGAGGGGCCGAACGCCGCGCCCGCCACGCTCTCTCCGCGCATCACCACCGGCCTGCTGAGGGGGCAGATGGGCTTCCGCGGCATCGTCTTCACCGATGCGCTCAACATGGGCGCCGTGACGCGCACGTACCCGGTCGCCGAGGCGAGCATTCTCGCGCTCCTGGCCGGCGCGGATGCGCTGCTCCAGCCGCCGGGGCACGAGGAGGTGATCGACTCCGTGGTCTCGGCGGTGCAGGCGGGGCGCATTCCGGCGGCGCGGGTGGAGGAGGCGGCGCGGCGCATCCTGCGGGCGAAGGCGGCGGCGGGTCTGCACCGCCGCCGCACCGGCGGACCCGTGCCCGGCGCTGGCGTGGGATCGGCGGCGCACGCGGATGTGGCCCGGCGCGTCGCCGAGCGCTCCATCGTGCTGGTGCGCGACCGCAATGGCGCGGTACCCATCCGCCGCGGCGCGCGCGTGCTCCACGTCACCTACGCGGCGCGTGCACGGGCGGGGATGGCGCTGCAGCGCGGGCTGGCGGCGGGCGGGCTGATGGTGGAGCACGTGCAGGTGGGCCCGTCCACGCCGGAGGCGGTTTTCGACTCGTTGCGCACGCGCGCCGCATCCGTGGACGTCGTGATCGCCAGCGCCGCGATCGCGCCGGTGCACAACCAGGCGCTGGGGCTGGGCGGCGGGTTCGCGGCATGGGTGGAGGGGCTCTCCGCCGCAGGGCGGCCGGTGGTGGCGGTGTCGCTGGGAAGCCCGTACCTGCTGAGCGGCTTCCCCTCCGTTCCCGCCTACCTCCTTGCGTGGGACACGACCGAGGCGTCCGAAGGCGCCGCCGCGCGCGCGCTGCTGGGGACGGGCGCCATCCACGGACGCCTCCCCGTGTCGCTGCCGCCGCACCACCGCGTGGGCGAGGGGCTCGATCGTGGGCCCTGA
- a CDS encoding PaaI family thioesterase, with amino-acid sequence MGPEPIGSIRPPGQPQDPDYEARLRASFQRQQVMATLGARLTRVAPGETDIELPFRSDLTQQNGFLHAGVVTTILDSACGGAALSLMPAEAGVLSIEFKTNLLAPARGELLIARARVVRAGRTITVCQADGVMVDGDREVHVATMTATMMTVLGRGVAG; translated from the coding sequence GTGGGCCCTGAACCTATCGGGTCCATCCGACCTCCAGGGCAGCCCCAGGACCCCGACTACGAGGCGCGCCTCCGCGCGAGCTTCCAGCGCCAGCAGGTGATGGCCACGCTTGGCGCGCGTCTCACCCGGGTCGCGCCCGGCGAGACGGACATCGAGCTTCCCTTTCGGAGCGACCTCACCCAGCAGAACGGCTTCCTCCACGCCGGCGTCGTGACGACGATCCTGGACAGCGCCTGCGGGGGCGCCGCATTATCGCTGATGCCCGCGGAGGCGGGGGTGCTCAGCATCGAGTTCAAGACGAACCTGCTGGCGCCCGCCCGCGGCGAGCTCCTGATCGCCCGCGCCCGCGTGGTGCGCGCCGGCCGCACCATCACCGTCTGCCAGGCGGACGGCGTGATGGTGGATGGGGACCGCGAGGTGCACGTCGCCACCATGACCGCGACGATGATGACCGTCCTCGGCCGCGGCGTGGCGGGCTAG
- a CDS encoding DUF1801 domain-containing protein encodes MVQIAAATPEEYLRSLPEDRREVVAAVRDVIVRNLPDGYRETASWGMLAYCVPLERFPNTYNKQPLAYVGLASQKNHIALYMMGAYGDPAHARLIEEGFARAGKKLDMGKSCIRFRKLDDLPLDVIGEAVARMPPEELMALHDAAHPPKPKKPRSA; translated from the coding sequence ATGGTGCAGATCGCAGCCGCGACCCCCGAGGAGTACTTGCGGTCGCTCCCCGAAGACCGCCGCGAGGTGGTGGCGGCGGTGCGCGACGTCATCGTGCGCAACCTGCCGGACGGTTACAGGGAGACGGCGAGCTGGGGGATGCTCGCGTACTGCGTCCCGCTGGAGCGCTTTCCGAACACGTACAACAAGCAGCCGCTCGCCTACGTGGGGCTCGCCTCGCAAAAAAACCACATCGCGCTGTACATGATGGGCGCGTACGGCGATCCCGCGCACGCGAGGCTGATCGAGGAGGGGTTCGCGCGGGCCGGAAAGAAGTTGGACATGGGCAAGTCGTGCATCCGCTTCCGCAAGCTCGACGACCTGCCGCTGGACGTGATCGGCGAGGCCGTCGCGCGCATGCCGCCCGAGGAGCTCATGGCGCTGCACGACGCCGCCCATCCGCCGAAGCCGAAGAAGCCCCGCTCCGCCTGA
- a CDS encoding DUF5715 family protein: MRAIWSGAGLLVAAGVAGACGQVENAGLTETEPARVERPAPAAPPAELAAVVAPSDASVQRARIVARVDSVDRALRKVRGLTREERAALRQDVNAEQLVVAQSGGVRASGKAEIARLRSAGRLVELEDTTSYWVLRDLTYSVPFSTPSARGMLLEASRRFQARMDEMGLPRFRLTVTSVLRTDESQADLRQRNSNAAAGVSTHEYGTTMDISHIRFAPPAAEPGLPPELAQLQDSLMQDVAKRHASALQGELGRVLGEMRREGKVKVMMERQQPVYHTTVAARIRAPEHVE, translated from the coding sequence ATGCGTGCAATCTGGAGCGGAGCGGGGCTGCTGGTGGCGGCGGGAGTCGCGGGAGCCTGCGGGCAGGTGGAGAACGCGGGGCTCACCGAGACCGAGCCGGCGCGCGTTGAGAGGCCGGCGCCCGCCGCTCCTCCGGCCGAGCTCGCCGCCGTCGTGGCGCCCAGCGACGCGTCCGTGCAGCGCGCGCGCATCGTGGCGCGGGTTGACTCGGTGGACCGCGCGCTGCGCAAGGTGCGCGGGCTGACGCGGGAGGAGCGCGCCGCGCTTCGCCAGGACGTGAACGCCGAGCAGCTCGTCGTGGCGCAGTCCGGCGGCGTGCGCGCGTCGGGGAAGGCGGAGATCGCGAGGCTGCGGAGCGCTGGACGGCTGGTGGAGCTGGAGGATACCACGAGCTACTGGGTGCTCCGCGACCTCACCTACTCGGTGCCGTTCTCCACGCCCTCCGCGCGCGGGATGCTGCTGGAGGCGTCGCGCCGCTTCCAGGCGCGCATGGACGAGATGGGCCTCCCGCGCTTCCGCCTGACCGTGACCTCCGTGCTGCGCACCGACGAATCGCAGGCCGACCTCCGCCAGCGCAACTCCAACGCGGCGGCCGGGGTGAGCACCCACGAGTACGGCACCACGATGGACATCTCGCACATCCGCTTCGCGCCGCCCGCGGCCGAGCCGGGTCTGCCGCCCGAGCTGGCGCAGCTCCAGGACTCGCTGATGCAGGACGTCGCGAAGCGCCACGCCAGCGCGCTGCAGGGCGAGCTGGGACGCGTGCTCGGCGAGATGCGCAGAGAGGGCAAGGTCAAGGTGATGATGGAGCGCCAGCAGCCCGTCTACCACACCACCGTCGCCGCCCGCATCCGCGCCCCGGAGCACGTGGAGTAG